TTAACTTTATTCACAACATTGTCAACAGTAAATCCAAATTCTTCAAACAGCACACTGGCTGGACCGGATGCTCCAAAGGTATCGATGGTTAAAACATCTCCGTCCAGTCCGACATATTTATGCCATCCAAAGGATGATGCTGCTTCTACAGCCAGTCTTGCCCTTACTTCTTTAGGCAAAACAGCTGCCTTGTATTCTTCGGACTGTTCTTCAAAAATGTCCGTTGATGGCATGCTTACTACTCTCACATCGATGCCTTCTGCTTTTAACTTCCTGCTTGCTTCATAGATTAATTCCACTTCTGAACCACTGGCCATTAAAATGGCATCCGGAGTTTCCTTCTCGGAATCCACCAGAATGTATCCGCCTTTTAGGGCATCTTTGCCTGTTTCCTTGTAGTAAGGAAGGTTTTGTCTTGTTAAAACCAATGCAGTCGGACTGTTTTTCCTTGTTAATGCTGCATACCAGCCTGCTGCGGTTTCTTTGGCATCCGCTGGTCTAAATACCGTAAAGTTCGGAATACTTCTTAGGGCTGCCAGGTGTTCAATCGGTTCATGGGTAGGCCCGTCTTCTCCCACGCCAATGCTGTCATGGGTCAGAACATAGATGACAGGTAATCCCATAAGGGCAGAAAGTCTCATACTATGTTTCATATAATCACTGAACACAAAGAAGGTGGACACGTAAGGAATAATGCCTCCATGAAGGGCCATTCCGTTGCCAATCGCTGCCATGGCATGTTCCCTTACACCAAAGTGCATATTCGCGCCTCTATAGTTCTCAGCACCAAAATCTCCTTTTCCGTTCATAAGGGTTTTTGTGGAAGGCGCCAGGTCCGCTGATCCTCCCATAAGATTTGGAATCACCTTAGCCAAGCGGTTAAGCACTTCTCCGGAACAGATTCTTGTTGCCACTGGTTTTTCTTCAAATGTCCAGAACTCTTCTGAATTAAGGAAATCCATCGGAAGCTCTTTGCTGTTCCATGCTTCCCATTCTTTTGCCAGTTCAGGATAAGTCTTTTTATAGTCTTCATAAAGGGCATTCCATTCTTCTTCGTAAGCCTGCCCTTTTTTCACGATTTCTTCCATATGAGTTCTTACTTCATCCGGCACAAAGAAAGGTTCTACACCTGGCCAGTTTAAGTTTTCCTTGGTTGCCTTAAGGTTGTCTTCTCCCAGAGGTTCTCCATGGGCTGAGGATTTTCCTTGTTTACCAGGACAGCCATAACCTATCTGTGTTTTTACAATGATGATACTTGGTTTTGTGGTTTCTGCCTTAGCAGACTCTATTGCCTTTGAAAGGCTTTCTAAGTCGTTTGCATCAGCTACATCAAGCACCTGCCATCCCATAGCTTCAAAGCGTTTTGCCACATCTTCTGTAAATGCTATATCGGTACTGCCTTCT
The Defluviitalea raffinosedens genome window above contains:
- the tkt gene encoding transketolase; amino-acid sequence: MKPIEQLSVNTIRILSAEAVQKANSGHPGLPMGAAPIAYELWANHMKHNPKNPNWLNRDRFILSAGHGSALLYTLLHLFGYGLTIEDLKSFRQFGSKTPGHPEYGHTVGVETTTGPLGQGIANAVGFAIAEAHLGAKFNTPEHKIVDHYTYVLTGDGCLMEGISYEAASLAGTLKLGKLIALYDSNNITIEGSTDIAFTEDVAKRFEAMGWQVLDVADANDLESLSKAIESAKAETTKPSIIIVKTQIGYGCPGKQGKSSAHGEPLGEDNLKATKENLNWPGVEPFFVPDEVRTHMEEIVKKGQAYEEEWNALYEDYKKTYPELAKEWEAWNSKELPMDFLNSEEFWTFEEKPVATRICSGEVLNRLAKVIPNLMGGSADLAPSTKTLMNGKGDFGAENYRGANMHFGVREHAMAAIGNGMALHGGIIPYVSTFFVFSDYMKHSMRLSALMGLPVIYVLTHDSIGVGEDGPTHEPIEHLAALRSIPNFTVFRPADAKETAAGWYAALTRKNSPTALVLTRQNLPYYKETGKDALKGGYILVDSEKETPDAILMASGSEVELIYEASRKLKAEGIDVRVVSMPSTDIFEEQSEEYKAAVLPKEVRARLAVEAASSFGWHKYVGLDGDVLTIDTFGASGPASVLFEEFGFTVDNVVNKV